Proteins encoded by one window of Candidatus Sumerlaea chitinivorans:
- a CDS encoding GTP-binding and nucleic acid-binding protein YchF, with translation MELALIGLQKSGKTTVFNALTGGHAQTSAFAGGKLEPNIAVVKVPDPRVEKLAEIYKPKKVTHATVKYIDVAGIGRETDSPERGVPEALLQYVSTADALLAVVRGFEDDFHGPAHIAHDVETLHLELIFSDLAKVENRIPRIERALPKLSGKEKEQHQLELHALQKIKPLLEQNLPVRAAELTPEEVKLLRGFQFLTAKPIMYLLNVGETDLSRGEELARQLEAKGITDQPRTMTAWIAGEVEMEIAQLEGEDREAFLRDYGIAQPASERIIAKSYELLGYISFLTVGPDEVRAWTIPAGALAPQAAGAIHSDFERGFIRAEVVPYEELIRHGSFANAKKLGLCRLEGKNYVVQDGDVINFLFSV, from the coding sequence ATGGAACTGGCACTTATCGGACTTCAAAAATCGGGCAAAACGACGGTGTTCAATGCGCTGACCGGTGGACACGCCCAGACCTCGGCCTTTGCGGGTGGCAAGCTCGAGCCCAACATTGCGGTCGTGAAGGTTCCCGACCCACGGGTGGAAAAATTGGCTGAGATCTACAAGCCGAAAAAAGTCACGCACGCCACCGTCAAGTACATCGACGTTGCCGGGATTGGGCGCGAAACGGACAGTCCGGAGCGTGGCGTGCCGGAAGCGCTTCTCCAATACGTCTCCACAGCCGATGCGCTCCTTGCCGTGGTGCGGGGTTTCGAGGACGACTTCCACGGCCCGGCACACATCGCCCATGACGTCGAAACGCTCCACCTCGAGCTCATTTTCAGCGATCTCGCCAAGGTGGAAAATCGCATTCCGCGGATCGAGCGGGCCTTACCGAAGCTGAGCGGGAAGGAAAAGGAGCAGCATCAGCTCGAGCTCCACGCGCTTCAGAAGATCAAACCTCTGCTGGAGCAGAATCTGCCCGTGCGTGCAGCGGAACTCACCCCCGAGGAAGTCAAGCTTCTTCGCGGATTCCAATTCCTCACGGCCAAACCGATCATGTACTTATTGAATGTTGGCGAAACAGACTTGAGCCGCGGAGAGGAGTTGGCTCGGCAACTTGAAGCGAAGGGCATCACCGATCAGCCACGTACCATGACCGCTTGGATCGCTGGAGAGGTGGAAATGGAAATCGCTCAGCTCGAGGGCGAGGACCGAGAGGCGTTCTTGCGCGATTACGGGATTGCCCAGCCTGCAAGCGAGCGCATTATCGCAAAGAGCTACGAGCTACTGGGCTACATCTCTTTCCTCACGGTGGGTCCCGACGAGGTGCGGGCGTGGACGATTCCTGCTGGGGCACTGGCTCCGCAAGCAGCCGGGGCCATTCACTCAGATTTCGAGCGCGGATTCATCCGAGCCGAGGTCGTTCCCTACGAAGAACTCATTCGGCATGGCTCTTTCGCCAACGCGAAAAAGCTGGGACTCTGCCGGTTGGAAGGCAAAAATTACGTGGTCCAGGACGGCGATGTCATCAATTTCCTTTTCAGCGTGTGA
- a CDS encoding Heme A synthase, cytochrome oxidase biogenesis protein Cox15-CtaA, which yields MTELAEPAYRPWLARFTKTTAGMTFLLIVVGALVTGNKAALSDPTWPAFVGQPLPTARTFVGGLIYEDSHRVLAGLTGLLTLIQAIILQRVEPRRRVRTLGWAAFGTVVAQALLGGLIIHSMRNPWVSVVHGILAQSFLVLMTAIAFMESRAWLAGHAPTFAAGASGLAKQLRAATIIAFLQLILGAGVRHSQTGFVSHLTFHIAGGVILAGLILFLTIRAFGQFAEHRFLTRALGSLSAAVVIQMLLGAAAVFANRARPEPEVAQLHHVVVSTGHVALGAAILVGLLLTAMAVRRRLHEGNQGREGDKPS from the coding sequence ATGACCGAACTCGCCGAGCCGGCCTATCGCCCTTGGTTAGCGCGCTTCACCAAGACGACGGCGGGAATGACGTTCCTCCTGATTGTCGTAGGAGCCCTTGTCACCGGCAATAAGGCGGCTCTTTCGGATCCGACATGGCCAGCTTTTGTGGGCCAGCCTCTCCCAACCGCACGAACGTTTGTGGGCGGTCTAATTTACGAGGATTCGCACCGTGTGCTTGCTGGTCTCACCGGCCTTCTCACGCTTATTCAGGCCATCATTCTTCAGCGCGTCGAGCCACGTCGGCGCGTCCGCACCTTGGGGTGGGCCGCATTCGGTACAGTTGTCGCGCAAGCTCTTCTGGGTGGGCTCATCATTCATTCGATGCGCAATCCCTGGGTCTCGGTTGTCCACGGCATCCTTGCCCAGTCGTTTCTGGTGTTGATGACCGCCATTGCCTTTATGGAAAGCCGGGCGTGGCTCGCAGGACATGCGCCCACGTTTGCAGCCGGGGCCTCTGGTCTCGCCAAGCAACTCCGCGCCGCCACTATCATTGCATTTTTGCAGCTCATCTTAGGTGCTGGAGTTCGCCACTCGCAGACCGGCTTTGTCTCGCACCTGACCTTTCACATCGCCGGAGGCGTGATTTTAGCAGGCCTTATTCTGTTTTTGACCATCCGCGCCTTTGGCCAGTTTGCCGAGCACCGCTTTTTGACTCGTGCCCTTGGAAGCCTTTCGGCGGCCGTGGTCATTCAAATGCTCCTCGGGGCAGCAGCGGTCTTTGCGAACCGGGCACGACCCGAGCCTGAAGTCGCGCAGCTTCACCACGTTGTCGTCTCCACCGGCCATGTCGCACTCGGTGCAGCCATCCTCGTTGGCCTTCTTCTCACTGCGATGGCGGTGCGGCGCCGACTTCATGAGGGCAATCAAGGGAGGGAGGGGGACAAGCCATCATGA
- a CDS encoding Heme O synthase, protoheme IX farnesyltransferase: MSTYALDSHAKAEAPPVAAAPSWLADLTELFKLRIVAFTAFTAATGFAVASPAEVDYSGLFWAVLACVLAAGGSSALNQYLERDTDALMERTRHRPLPAGRIAPRGALFLGFQLVVAGVTLLALTTNLLAAALLLATVVLYVWVYTPLKRRTALCTIVGAVPGAMPPLVGWAAATGKIEFGGIVLFAIMFLWQLPHFIAIGWVYREDYLRGGLRMLTHLDADGILAARQAFLYSAALFVVGAMPCVAHLAGMTYLLGSFLLGGAFLVLNLRWNLQPSRKHAYGVFFGSLAYLILLFSLLLADRVGA; this comes from the coding sequence ATGAGCACGTACGCACTCGATTCCCATGCCAAGGCAGAGGCTCCCCCAGTAGCTGCTGCTCCATCTTGGCTTGCGGATCTGACCGAACTCTTCAAGCTGCGTATCGTGGCTTTCACCGCCTTCACGGCGGCGACGGGTTTTGCCGTGGCATCCCCGGCAGAGGTTGATTATTCCGGGCTGTTCTGGGCGGTTCTGGCTTGCGTCCTTGCCGCTGGAGGTAGCAGTGCGCTGAATCAGTACCTTGAGCGCGACACAGACGCACTCATGGAGCGGACTCGACACCGCCCCCTACCTGCCGGCCGAATCGCCCCGCGCGGCGCACTTTTCTTAGGTTTCCAGCTCGTCGTTGCGGGGGTGACGCTTCTTGCCCTCACGACCAATCTTCTCGCTGCTGCGCTGCTTCTCGCTACCGTAGTATTGTACGTCTGGGTCTACACACCGCTCAAGCGTCGTACCGCACTTTGCACGATTGTTGGCGCCGTTCCCGGTGCGATGCCTCCTTTGGTTGGCTGGGCGGCAGCGACGGGAAAAATCGAGTTCGGCGGCATTGTCCTCTTTGCCATCATGTTTCTTTGGCAGCTTCCGCACTTCATTGCGATCGGTTGGGTTTACCGCGAGGATTATTTGCGTGGGGGCTTGCGGATGCTGACTCATCTGGATGCGGACGGGATTCTCGCGGCGCGCCAAGCTTTCCTCTATTCTGCCGCTTTGTTTGTGGTCGGCGCAATGCCGTGTGTCGCGCATCTAGCCGGAATGACGTATCTACTTGGGAGCTTCCTTTTGGGTGGTGCGTTCTTGGTGCTCAACCTGCGGTGGAATCTTCAGCCTTCGCGAAAGCATGCGTACGGAGTCTTCTTCGGTTCTCTAGCCTATCTCATCCTACTGTTTTCGTTGCTTTTGGCAGATCGGGTTGGAGCGTGA
- a CDS encoding ABC transporter, ATP-binding protein, with amino-acid sequence MEVERIRYAYGNSLALEEVSLHVEQGEIFALLGPNGSGKTTLFRILTTLLPLQSGAARVAGHDLAHEPAQVRRAIGVVFQSPSLDRKLTARENLIFQGRMYGLHGGLLARRVGDVLDVVGLTQRAHELVERFSGGMQRRLEIAKALLHEPKVLLLDEPTTGLDPTARREVMEHLQKLKATRGVTSVLTTHLMEEADACDRVAILDRGRLVVVGPPDDLKRFVGQEVVLLISPRPEELRSLIAERFGILATVSQEELRIEVPIDLEGGAPRLLVQIVEAFRGLVESARLGRPTLEDVFFHFTGKRLIETQEASSDPRERSAS; translated from the coding sequence TTGGAAGTCGAGCGGATCCGCTATGCCTACGGCAACTCGTTGGCGCTCGAAGAGGTGTCTCTGCACGTTGAGCAGGGCGAGATTTTTGCTCTTTTGGGGCCGAATGGCAGCGGGAAGACGACACTTTTTCGGATTCTCACCACCCTTTTGCCGCTTCAGTCAGGAGCGGCCCGCGTCGCTGGGCATGATCTTGCACACGAACCCGCTCAGGTGCGGCGCGCAATTGGCGTCGTCTTCCAAAGCCCAAGTCTCGACCGCAAGCTCACGGCACGCGAGAACTTGATCTTTCAAGGGCGGATGTACGGTCTGCACGGCGGCCTGCTGGCGCGACGGGTAGGTGACGTGCTGGACGTGGTGGGTTTGACCCAGCGTGCCCATGAACTCGTAGAACGTTTCTCCGGCGGCATGCAGCGGCGTCTTGAGATCGCAAAGGCATTGTTGCACGAACCGAAGGTTCTACTTCTCGACGAGCCCACCACAGGGCTCGACCCCACGGCCCGTCGCGAAGTGATGGAGCACTTGCAGAAATTGAAAGCCACACGCGGCGTCACGTCGGTGTTGACCACCCATTTAATGGAAGAAGCCGATGCGTGTGACCGGGTGGCAATCCTCGATCGCGGCCGGTTGGTCGTCGTCGGGCCGCCCGACGATCTCAAACGATTCGTAGGCCAAGAGGTGGTGCTCCTCATTTCCCCGCGTCCGGAAGAGCTCCGCTCGCTGATCGCAGAACGGTTTGGGATTCTGGCAACGGTCAGCCAAGAAGAATTGCGGATCGAGGTTCCCATAGATTTGGAAGGCGGAGCACCTCGCCTGTTGGTCCAGATAGTCGAGGCGTTTCGTGGGCTTGTGGAATCCGCGCGGCTCGGTCGGCCGACCCTCGAGGACGTGTTCTTTCACTTCACCGGCAAGCGACTGATCGAAACTCAGGAAGCGAGTAGTGACCCTCGCGAAAGGAGCGCTTCATGA
- a CDS encoding ABC-2 type transporter superfamily, with product MSTVSASCFLDEMLAAWTLCEREVVRFLRQRARVLAAIGTPLLFWAVLGSGLGRSFRVDNGGASDGYLRYFFPGAILMTVLFTAIFSAISLIEDRREGFMQGVLVAPVSRFAIVLGKVLGGTLVATAQGALMLALAPFCGFRPSLGGAALAVGAILLTAFAMTCVGVAFAWRIASVQGFHAVMNLVLFPMWLLSGALFPASGASGWIRSLMAIDPATYYLVLLRAGLGDSAPFDPALSAGIGIVFAGAAYLTAWRMACRTKQIPQ from the coding sequence ATGAGCACCGTGTCAGCATCTTGCTTCTTGGATGAAATGTTAGCCGCTTGGACACTGTGCGAGCGCGAGGTTGTGAGGTTTTTGCGCCAACGGGCACGCGTCCTTGCTGCGATCGGAACGCCACTACTTTTTTGGGCCGTCTTAGGGTCTGGCCTTGGGCGATCTTTCCGTGTGGACAACGGCGGAGCCTCGGATGGTTACTTGCGCTATTTCTTCCCCGGTGCCATCTTGATGACCGTCCTTTTCACCGCCATCTTCTCTGCGATTTCACTCATTGAAGATCGTCGCGAAGGATTCATGCAGGGCGTACTGGTGGCGCCTGTGTCGCGTTTTGCCATTGTGCTTGGTAAGGTGTTGGGCGGAACGCTGGTGGCAACCGCCCAAGGGGCACTCATGTTGGCTCTTGCTCCGTTTTGTGGGTTCCGTCCGTCGCTCGGGGGCGCCGCTCTTGCTGTTGGGGCGATTCTCCTTACCGCCTTCGCAATGACGTGCGTGGGCGTGGCCTTTGCGTGGCGGATTGCCTCCGTACAGGGCTTTCACGCTGTGATGAATCTCGTTTTGTTTCCAATGTGGCTGCTCTCGGGAGCCCTTTTCCCTGCCTCTGGCGCAAGTGGCTGGATACGATCTCTCATGGCGATTGATCCCGCGACCTACTATCTTGTGCTTCTTCGAGCTGGTTTAGGGGATTCCGCTCCGTTCGACCCCGCTCTTAGCGCCGGGATTGGCATCGTTTTCGCCGGAGCCGCTTATCTTACCGCATGGAGGATGGCATGTCGAACGAAACAAATTCCGCAGTAA
- a CDS encoding Cytochrome oxidase biogenesis protein Sco1/SenC/PrrC, putative copper metallochaperone: MSNETNSAVTPPRLPIANWLTWVAVAVALLGLGGLAVYQRVVRPAPQLEIYGEVPPFQFLNERGEPMTRDNFLGTLWVADFIFTRCGGQCPRMTASMVELQKWLNQERIEDVRLFSLSVDPEYDTTTTLQEYALRFNYDPWRWSFLTGDKPTIYRFIREGFKLGLEDAPPPGTAPENEPIIHSSRFVLVDRKGQIRGYFDGLDPEEMKKLREAIRILRREKN; the protein is encoded by the coding sequence ATGTCGAACGAAACAAATTCCGCAGTAACGCCGCCCCGCTTGCCCATTGCGAATTGGCTCACATGGGTCGCTGTTGCCGTGGCTCTTCTCGGGCTTGGGGGACTCGCCGTTTATCAGAGAGTGGTGCGCCCCGCCCCTCAGCTGGAGATCTATGGGGAAGTGCCACCTTTTCAATTCCTGAACGAGCGTGGGGAGCCCATGACCCGAGACAACTTTTTAGGGACGCTCTGGGTCGCGGATTTCATTTTCACGCGCTGCGGCGGACAGTGCCCCCGCATGACGGCCTCAATGGTCGAACTGCAGAAATGGCTCAACCAAGAACGGATCGAGGATGTTCGGCTCTTTTCGCTGAGCGTGGATCCTGAGTATGACACCACGACCACACTTCAGGAGTATGCGTTGCGCTTCAATTACGATCCGTGGCGGTGGAGCTTTCTTACCGGCGACAAGCCAACGATTTATCGCTTTATTCGCGAGGGGTTCAAGCTTGGCTTAGAGGACGCGCCTCCGCCGGGCACGGCGCCGGAGAATGAGCCGATCATCCACAGCAGTCGGTTCGTGCTTGTGGACCGAAAAGGCCAAATTCGCGGGTATTTTGATGGACTCGACCCCGAAGAAATGAAAAAGTTGCGTGAGGCAATTCGTATTTTGCGGAGGGAAAAGAATTAA
- a CDS encoding Dolichol-phosphate mannosyltransferase, protein MPSNAVQTCELLERLPIACARLPEGVTWEVVVALPTHGAPSVESTLAKLPGGQGYRANGGYGASLRQALELARGEWILTMESGLAHSPFIIPELFARREDNDLVVASRYTKTGYDNAGWFRSFVARCSNRLVATLLDLPVHDLSSSFRLYRRRVFDEAMPEHEGFGALLEVLVRSFAAGFRVAEVPFHYFPIHRGTDSTFWQVAREYLAALRPLWRLRNSIDCADYDERAFRSRIWFQRSWQRWRYHALVGMVRECPRILDIGCGSSQVLEGLPQADGCDIRLNKLRYKRGRSGALVRASVFDLPFKSEAYDAAIFSQVIEHLPRNPKILQEVVRVVRPGGIVVVGTPDYATWWTTIEKIYGFVHPTGYADEHITHYTFETLKAEVEGLGCEYMDHAYVYGAELIMRFRKNG, encoded by the coding sequence ATGCCGTCCAATGCTGTGCAAACCTGTGAGCTCCTCGAGCGGCTTCCAATTGCATGTGCGCGCTTGCCGGAGGGCGTGACTTGGGAAGTCGTGGTCGCCCTCCCCACTCATGGCGCGCCATCTGTAGAATCGACTCTCGCCAAGTTACCGGGAGGGCAAGGCTATCGCGCGAATGGTGGCTACGGCGCTTCCCTACGTCAAGCCCTCGAGCTCGCCCGCGGCGAGTGGATCCTTACCATGGAGAGCGGGCTTGCCCACAGCCCCTTCATTATTCCAGAGCTATTTGCTCGGCGCGAAGACAACGATTTAGTCGTTGCATCGCGTTATACAAAGACCGGTTATGACAACGCCGGATGGTTCCGCAGCTTCGTTGCCCGGTGCTCCAACCGCTTGGTCGCCACTCTTCTCGATTTACCTGTGCACGATCTCTCGAGCAGTTTTCGACTTTACCGGCGCCGAGTGTTCGATGAGGCGATGCCGGAGCATGAGGGATTTGGAGCGCTGCTTGAAGTACTGGTGCGATCGTTTGCGGCGGGATTTCGTGTGGCGGAAGTACCATTTCATTATTTCCCGATCCACCGGGGTACAGATTCGACGTTTTGGCAGGTAGCGCGAGAGTACTTGGCGGCGCTCAGGCCTCTGTGGCGACTGCGCAATTCGATCGATTGTGCGGACTACGACGAGCGGGCTTTCCGAAGCCGGATCTGGTTCCAGCGCTCGTGGCAGCGGTGGCGTTATCATGCGCTTGTCGGAATGGTGCGCGAATGCCCGCGCATACTGGATATTGGTTGTGGCTCCAGCCAAGTGCTGGAAGGGCTGCCCCAAGCCGACGGCTGCGACATCCGCTTGAACAAACTCCGCTACAAGCGAGGACGCAGTGGGGCTCTCGTCCGAGCGAGTGTCTTCGATTTGCCTTTCAAAAGCGAGGCCTACGACGCAGCAATCTTCTCGCAGGTCATCGAGCACTTGCCCCGGAATCCTAAGATTTTGCAAGAAGTTGTGCGGGTCGTGCGGCCTGGCGGGATTGTTGTTGTCGGAACGCCAGATTATGCCACGTGGTGGACAACCATCGAGAAGATCTACGGGTTTGTGCATCCCACCGGCTATGCGGACGAACACATCACCCACTACACCTTCGAGACGCTCAAGGCAGAGGTGGAAGGGCTCGGGTGTGAGTACATGGATCACGCCTATGTTTATGGCGCCGAGCTCATCATGAGATTCCGCAAGAATGGGTAA
- a CDS encoding N-methylhydantoinase A, protein MTQASSTRRIRIGIDVGGTFTHAVAIDAATLEIVATVKVPTTHRHPRGVAAGIVESLFKLLEEGKIQSDEIVLIAHSTTQATNALLEGDVAPVGIVGMAGGMGKRRARSQTRIGDIELAPNRFLHTFHTFIDVTDGLREEQIRQAVDELLAQGAKVIVASAAFSVEDPQYEEMVVRHCNERGILVTAACHISQLYGLKARTRTAVINASMLPKMLETADMTEASVREAGIKAPLMIMRSDGGIMDIAEMRRRPILTMLSGPAAGVAAALMYARITDGIFLEVGGTSTDISAIRNGKSLVKSAVVGGHRLYLRTLDVRTVGVAGGSLPRASDHHIEDVGPRSAHIAGVEYSAFQKDLSGELKVERFQPLPGDPDDYLRIRTEDGRLVSVTPTCASNFLGLVPEGDAAHGNREPITAAMAALCRFVRRDAQGLAEELLEKATVKVRRVVEEMIEDYELDPQLLTLSGGGGGASAIVPFTAKRMGLPFEIAPNSAVISAIGVALALVRDSIEKTVINPTEKDILQIRREAEEAVVRMGADPQSVEVEIEIDAQKNILRASATGTTELRTRDLAKAALGEEELEQRVRKSVRGEIEHVEQVASVGGLLVYHVKTVQPMLAGLVKRRTNQVRVIDREGIIRLQLRRGDTMTGTKQSVLSHLREFIEKHTTYGDAGREFPDLFLLFRGRILDLSGLINLEQIQSLAQVELASVGDNEPLAAILKF, encoded by the coding sequence ATGACTCAAGCGAGTAGCACGCGCCGAATTCGGATTGGAATTGACGTTGGAGGAACCTTCACCCACGCGGTCGCCATTGACGCCGCCACATTGGAGATTGTGGCGACGGTCAAAGTCCCCACCACCCACCGACATCCGCGTGGTGTTGCCGCCGGCATTGTGGAGTCGCTCTTCAAGTTGCTGGAAGAAGGCAAAATTCAATCCGACGAAATCGTGCTGATTGCGCACTCAACCACCCAAGCCACGAACGCGCTGCTGGAAGGCGACGTGGCCCCCGTGGGGATCGTAGGCATGGCGGGGGGAATGGGCAAACGGCGCGCGCGCTCCCAAACTCGCATTGGCGATATCGAGTTGGCACCCAACCGGTTCTTGCACACTTTCCACACGTTCATTGACGTCACCGATGGCCTCCGCGAGGAGCAGATTCGGCAGGCGGTCGATGAACTTCTCGCGCAGGGCGCCAAAGTGATCGTGGCAAGCGCGGCCTTCAGCGTCGAGGATCCCCAATACGAGGAAATGGTGGTGCGCCATTGCAACGAGCGGGGCATTCTGGTGACGGCAGCATGCCACATCTCACAGCTGTACGGGCTGAAGGCGCGCACACGTACGGCCGTGATCAACGCTTCGATGCTTCCGAAGATGCTCGAGACGGCCGACATGACCGAAGCGAGTGTGCGCGAAGCGGGAATCAAGGCCCCTCTGATGATCATGCGCTCGGATGGCGGAATCATGGACATCGCCGAGATGCGACGGCGCCCCATTCTGACGATGCTGAGTGGTCCAGCGGCAGGCGTGGCGGCCGCGCTCATGTATGCACGCATCACCGATGGCATCTTTCTGGAAGTTGGCGGTACGTCCACGGACATCAGCGCCATTCGCAACGGAAAGTCGCTCGTCAAGAGCGCGGTCGTGGGGGGACACCGTCTGTACCTCCGCACGCTGGACGTGCGAACGGTGGGAGTCGCCGGTGGAAGCTTGCCCCGGGCGAGCGATCACCATATCGAAGATGTGGGACCACGAAGCGCCCACATTGCCGGCGTCGAATATAGCGCATTCCAAAAGGACCTCAGTGGGGAGCTGAAGGTGGAGCGCTTCCAGCCGCTGCCGGGAGATCCCGACGATTATCTGCGCATTCGGACGGAGGATGGACGGCTTGTTTCGGTTACGCCCACCTGTGCTTCGAACTTCCTCGGATTGGTGCCGGAAGGGGATGCAGCCCACGGCAACCGTGAGCCGATCACTGCGGCAATGGCGGCACTGTGCCGCTTCGTCCGCCGGGATGCTCAGGGGCTTGCTGAAGAACTCTTGGAAAAAGCTACGGTGAAAGTGCGTCGGGTGGTCGAGGAGATGATCGAGGACTATGAGCTCGACCCACAGTTGCTCACCCTCAGTGGCGGCGGGGGTGGAGCCTCCGCTATCGTACCCTTCACCGCGAAGCGCATGGGGCTTCCCTTTGAGATTGCGCCAAACTCCGCCGTGATCTCCGCGATCGGTGTGGCGCTCGCACTGGTTCGCGACTCGATTGAAAAGACAGTCATCAATCCGACGGAAAAGGACATCCTTCAAATCCGCCGCGAAGCTGAGGAAGCGGTGGTGCGCATGGGGGCCGATCCTCAATCGGTCGAGGTGGAGATTGAAATTGATGCGCAGAAAAACATTCTGCGTGCGTCCGCCACAGGGACTACGGAGCTTCGCACCCGTGACTTGGCTAAAGCCGCTCTCGGCGAGGAGGAGTTGGAGCAGCGCGTGCGCAAGAGTGTACGTGGAGAGATTGAGCACGTGGAGCAGGTAGCAAGCGTCGGCGGCTTGCTGGTTTACCATGTGAAGACTGTCCAACCCATGCTCGCCGGACTTGTCAAACGCCGCACCAACCAAGTGCGTGTCATTGACCGCGAGGGGATCATTCGCTTACAGCTTCGTCGAGGCGACACGATGACAGGCACAAAGCAAAGTGTGCTCAGCCATTTGCGCGAGTTTATTGAAAAGCACACCACCTACGGCGATGCGGGACGCGAATTCCCGGACTTGTTCTTACTCTTCCGCGGGCGCATTCTCGACCTGAGCGGTCTTATCAATTTGGAACAGATTCAATCGCTCGCGCAAGTGGAGCTGGCGAGCGTCGGCGACAACGAGCCACTTGCAGCAATTTTGAAATTCTGA
- a CDS encoding Glycosyltransferase, with protein sequence MQVRAAKSGVGQYIHGLVEAILQENASDTFTLYCSPQNVRNYQFDAPNYRVKVWGLAEQARTARLLYEYTFLPSELRRQRYDLFHGFSNFLPPRKVCPYVVTIHDLSYHVHPERCPWLRRQYWYAMTRRTVELADLILTVSEHSKREIIRFFPEAADRVVVVHNGVHARFRPLGTPREASNLPKRGLNAPYVLFVGTLEPGKNVARLIEAFDRIAHEFPEHELYIAGDRGWLYEGIFEAAKRARASSRIRFLGHVSDDGVVELLNFCDVFVFPSLYEGFGLPPLEAMACGAPVVTSNTSSIPEVVADAALQVDPTDVDALAQAIARVLGDPSLRALLREKGLARAKAFSWKKAARETLIAYQRILGK encoded by the coding sequence ATGCAAGTGCGGGCCGCAAAGAGCGGCGTGGGGCAGTATATCCATGGGCTGGTAGAAGCCATCCTTCAGGAGAACGCTTCGGACACGTTCACACTTTACTGCTCACCCCAGAACGTACGCAATTACCAGTTTGACGCCCCCAACTACCGCGTAAAGGTTTGGGGGCTGGCTGAGCAGGCAAGGACCGCTCGCCTGCTCTACGAGTACACATTTCTCCCGTCGGAGCTGCGTCGGCAGCGATACGATCTTTTCCATGGGTTTTCGAACTTTCTGCCGCCACGCAAGGTCTGCCCCTACGTGGTCACGATCCACGACTTATCCTACCACGTTCATCCGGAGCGCTGCCCGTGGTTGCGACGTCAGTATTGGTACGCCATGACGCGCCGGACGGTTGAGCTGGCGGACTTGATCCTGACAGTTAGCGAGCATTCCAAGCGCGAGATTATCCGCTTTTTTCCGGAGGCGGCCGACCGGGTGGTGGTCGTGCACAACGGCGTTCACGCACGATTTCGCCCGTTGGGTACTCCGCGAGAAGCGTCCAACTTGCCCAAACGTGGACTCAACGCACCGTATGTCTTATTTGTGGGGACGCTGGAACCGGGGAAAAACGTGGCCCGGCTCATCGAAGCGTTCGACAGGATCGCACACGAGTTTCCCGAGCACGAGCTTTACATCGCGGGTGATCGGGGATGGCTTTATGAAGGGATTTTTGAGGCGGCCAAGCGCGCTCGTGCCTCTTCTCGGATCCGTTTTCTGGGACATGTGTCCGATGACGGAGTCGTCGAGCTTCTGAACTTCTGCGACGTTTTCGTATTTCCGTCGTTGTATGAAGGTTTTGGCCTTCCGCCATTGGAAGCCATGGCGTGCGGTGCGCCGGTGGTCACCTCAAACACCAGCTCGATCCCGGAAGTGGTGGCGGATGCGGCACTGCAGGTGGACCCAACCGACGTGGACGCCCTCGCGCAAGCGATCGCTCGCGTGTTGGGAGACCCCTCGCTCCGTGCGCTTTTACGCGAAAAAGGACTTGCGCGCGCAAAAGCATTTTCGTGGAAGAAAGCTGCAAGAGAAACTTTAATTGCTTATCAAAGGATTCTTGGGAAGTAA